The Actinocatenispora sera genome has a window encoding:
- a CDS encoding DUF5715 family protein, with product MGSPKQDLRPAPGLRPARRRRRAAPPVPGPDVPAYRSAVADLLAELTRDPARTPAILTRRLAEPVYAGLLAATPRGRTAVLGDLLRAVRAVLRRPGGEPVPLVRVQLLAQIDALWWGRSPAYPSGAELCAAADLVDLEPLRRAGRLGFRYRRQPTHLVGRAIRSAHRRAVQRGLWPERSPRTAGLRYPRTRPEAVALLNQVARRFAERAPAGTPPLWVTSLARSTRHQDRLTRLGYPTMPASAHCSGYAVDVELAWYARYGARHVLAAELLARQDAGQVNVIDEGQVWHVCLSPAALPALRRDFDAALGG from the coding sequence ATGGGATCACCCAAGCAGGATCTGCGACCGGCACCCGGGCTGCGGCCGGCCCGCCGACGACGCCGGGCGGCGCCACCGGTACCCGGACCGGACGTCCCGGCCTACCGGTCGGCGGTCGCCGACCTGCTCGCCGAGCTGACGCGAGACCCCGCGCGGACACCCGCGATCCTCACCCGGCGGCTGGCCGAACCGGTGTACGCCGGCCTGCTCGCGGCCACGCCGCGCGGCCGCACCGCGGTACTCGGCGACCTGCTGCGCGCGGTCCGGGCGGTGCTGCGGCGGCCCGGCGGCGAGCCGGTACCGCTGGTCCGGGTGCAGCTGCTGGCCCAGATCGACGCGCTGTGGTGGGGCCGCTCGCCGGCGTACCCGTCCGGCGCCGAGCTGTGCGCCGCGGCCGACCTCGTCGACCTGGAGCCGCTGCGGCGCGCCGGCCGGCTCGGCTTCCGGTACCGCCGGCAGCCCACGCACCTGGTCGGCCGGGCGATCCGGTCCGCGCACCGGCGCGCCGTCCAGCGCGGCCTGTGGCCGGAGCGCTCGCCGCGTACCGCCGGCCTCCGGTACCCGCGAACCCGGCCGGAGGCGGTGGCGCTGCTCAACCAGGTCGCCCGCCGGTTCGCCGAGCGGGCCCCGGCCGGTACCCCGCCGCTGTGGGTGACCAGCCTGGCCCGCAGCACCCGGCACCAGGACCGGCTGACCCGGCTCGGGTACCCGACCATGCCGGCGTCCGCGCACTGCTCCGGCTACGCGGTCGACGTCGAACTCGCCTGGTACGCGCGCTACGGCGCCCGGCACGTGCTCGCCGCCGAGCTGCTGGCCCGGCAGGACGCCGGCCAGGTCAACGTGATCGACGAGGGCCAGGTCTGGCACGTGTGCCTCAGCCCGGCGGCGCTACCCGCGCTGCGCCGGGACTTCGACGCGGCGCTGGGCGGCTGA
- a CDS encoding asparagine synthetase B family protein has translation MCGIVVTVGAGADETTFRRMIGAIEPRGETTELLRHDDVLAGTQRLHIVDRERAVQPWVSADGRYLLCYNGEIFNHRELHAELARLGRTLRTESDTEVVLEAFLAWGETAVHRLRGEFAFAIVELPTRRTYLARDPLGVKPLYWSAEGGRLHVGSEVKALVPAGGRITEVGPGEHGWAAPGEPPKLAPYVDLLALGADEAPITDADEAAAAVRETLRDSIRVRLDTDLTVGVVLSGGLDSTLTLLHVKRWHPDCVAFTIGAPGSEDLDYARRVTADLGVPHEVIELDPRQVRLAEIREAIRIGELTEYGDIINAVVSVPLFRRIRDAGVKVVLTGDGSDELFGGYDMYHRVGPAAARRLFLHKIRNLCRTELQRVDRASMGQGVETRIPFLDLALVRLAMRLPVELKRRDGREKWIVRRAFADVLPEYVLRRPKNPLSYSSGLHERARLYKPLFPRLHRSFGYEAYEPVRRDFDTLLQRYDHDLDAAVAAGVARHDYTLLERARDLAGAARQNLAPPRRAAAH, from the coding sequence GTGTGCGGCATCGTGGTGACGGTCGGCGCCGGCGCCGACGAGACGACGTTTCGCCGGATGATCGGCGCGATCGAGCCGCGCGGCGAGACCACCGAACTGCTCCGGCACGACGACGTACTGGCCGGCACCCAGCGGCTGCACATCGTCGACCGGGAACGCGCCGTGCAGCCGTGGGTGTCGGCCGACGGCCGGTACCTGCTCTGCTACAACGGCGAGATCTTCAACCACCGCGAGCTGCACGCCGAGCTGGCGCGGCTCGGCCGGACGCTGCGCACCGAGTCCGACACCGAGGTCGTGCTGGAGGCGTTTCTCGCCTGGGGCGAGACCGCGGTGCACCGGCTGCGCGGCGAGTTCGCGTTCGCGATCGTCGAGCTGCCCACCCGGCGCACCTACCTGGCCCGCGACCCGCTCGGCGTCAAGCCGCTGTACTGGTCGGCCGAGGGCGGCCGGCTGCACGTCGGCTCCGAGGTGAAGGCGCTGGTGCCGGCCGGTGGCCGGATCACCGAGGTCGGCCCCGGCGAGCACGGTTGGGCCGCCCCGGGCGAGCCGCCGAAGCTCGCGCCGTACGTGGACCTGCTCGCCCTCGGCGCGGACGAGGCGCCGATCACCGATGCGGACGAGGCGGCCGCCGCCGTGCGGGAGACGTTGCGCGACAGCATCCGGGTACGGCTGGACACCGACCTCACCGTCGGCGTGGTGCTCTCCGGCGGGCTGGACAGCACGCTCACCCTGCTGCACGTCAAGCGGTGGCATCCGGACTGCGTCGCGTTCACCATCGGCGCACCCGGCAGCGAGGACCTCGACTACGCCCGCCGGGTCACCGCCGACCTCGGCGTGCCGCACGAGGTGATCGAGCTCGACCCGCGGCAGGTACGACTGGCCGAGATCCGGGAGGCGATCCGGATCGGCGAACTGACCGAGTACGGCGACATCATCAACGCGGTCGTGTCGGTGCCGCTGTTCCGCCGGATCCGGGATGCCGGGGTCAAGGTGGTGCTCACCGGCGACGGCTCGGACGAGCTGTTCGGCGGCTACGACATGTACCACCGGGTCGGCCCGGCGGCGGCCCGCCGGCTGTTCCTGCACAAGATCCGCAACCTGTGCCGGACCGAGCTGCAACGGGTGGACCGGGCCAGCATGGGCCAGGGCGTCGAGACCCGCATCCCGTTCCTGGACCTCGCGCTCGTGCGGCTCGCGATGCGGCTGCCGGTCGAGCTGAAGCGGCGGGACGGCCGGGAGAAGTGGATCGTCCGGCGGGCGTTCGCCGACGTGCTGCCCGAGTACGTGCTGCGCCGGCCGAAGAACCCGCTGTCCTACTCGTCCGGGCTGCACGAGCGGGCCCGGCTGTACAAGCCGCTGTTCCCCCGGCTGCACCGGTCCTTCGGCTACGAGGCGTACGAGCCGGTGCGCCGGGACTTCGACACCCTGCTCCAGCGGTACGACCACGACCTGGACGCCGCGGTCGCGGCCGGCGTCGCCCGGCACGACTACACGCTGCTGGAACGCGCCCGCGATCTGGCCGGCGCGGCCCGCCAAAACCTGGCGCCACCACGCCGCGCCGCCGCCCACTGA
- a CDS encoding glycoside hydrolase family 3 C-terminal domain-containing protein — MVRELSLAEQASLTSGAGMWETVAVPGAVPALTVSDGPHGIRRPDPDSADALGISESIPATCFPPAVTLGCSWDPELARRVGAALAVEARALGAGVVLGPGVNIKRSPLCGRNFEYFAEDPYHAGVLGAALVTGIQSGGVGACVKHFAANNQETDRLRVDADVDEQTLREIYLPAFERIVREARPAAVMCAYNKLNGTYASQHRWLLTELLRDEWGFDGVVVSDWGAVNDRVAALAAGLDLEMPPTGTDDQIIEAVHNGQLSAEAVATAAGRVAALAHRYATDAAPAGTPVDAARAGAAGWDVDAHHALAAEVARAGAVLLKNDDAVLPLDPAAAQRIAVLGELARTPRYQGGGSSHVTPTTLDAAWPALRRLAEERTELTFAAGYRLDGTADAELAGAAVTTAAAADVAVVFLGLPEAAESEGVDRTSIDLPADQLDLLRRVTATGTRVVLVLASGGVLSPDGWWDTSAILAGFLPGQAGGTALAELLFGVHAPAGRLTETIPLRLADTPSYLHFPGRDGHVRYGEGRYVGYRFFDTVEREVAYPFGHGLSYTTFDHRDLVVRATGENCWQIEVTVTNTGDRFGHEVAQLYLAFPGDRPRHELRGFAKVGLAPGESAPVRFEIGPRDLAEWSVPRGDWQVTAGRFTVEIGASSRDIRLRAELTTPGDGYVPPVGPMSTVTEWLAHPVGGPLLAAALAPALDGQPLDPALVALARSLPLVKLATFPVGLTPARIADLVAQVDRAQPAEGRSPRRGSPISSGRSTAPATG, encoded by the coding sequence ATGGTGCGCGAACTCAGCCTGGCCGAACAGGCGTCGCTGACCTCCGGCGCGGGGATGTGGGAGACCGTCGCGGTCCCCGGCGCGGTACCGGCGCTGACCGTATCGGACGGCCCGCACGGCATCCGCCGCCCGGACCCGGACTCTGCCGACGCGCTCGGGATCAGCGAGAGCATCCCCGCCACCTGCTTCCCGCCGGCGGTGACGCTCGGCTGCTCCTGGGATCCGGAGCTGGCCCGCCGGGTCGGCGCGGCGCTCGCGGTCGAGGCGCGCGCCCTCGGCGCCGGCGTGGTCCTCGGACCCGGCGTGAACATCAAGCGTTCCCCGCTGTGCGGCCGCAACTTCGAGTACTTCGCCGAGGACCCGTACCACGCGGGTGTGCTCGGCGCCGCGCTGGTCACCGGCATCCAGTCCGGCGGGGTGGGCGCCTGCGTCAAGCACTTCGCGGCGAACAACCAGGAGACCGACCGGCTGCGGGTCGACGCCGACGTGGACGAGCAGACGCTGCGCGAGATCTACCTCCCGGCGTTCGAACGGATCGTGCGGGAGGCCCGGCCGGCGGCGGTGATGTGTGCGTACAACAAGCTCAACGGCACGTACGCGAGCCAGCACCGGTGGCTGCTGACCGAACTGCTGCGCGACGAGTGGGGCTTCGACGGCGTGGTGGTGTCCGACTGGGGCGCGGTGAACGACCGGGTTGCGGCGCTGGCCGCCGGCCTCGACCTGGAGATGCCGCCGACCGGCACCGACGACCAGATCATCGAAGCTGTCCACAATGGACAGTTGAGCGCGGAGGCGGTGGCCACCGCGGCCGGCCGGGTCGCCGCCCTCGCCCACCGCTACGCGACCGACGCCGCGCCGGCCGGGACGCCGGTGGACGCGGCGCGTGCCGGGGCGGCCGGGTGGGACGTCGACGCGCACCACGCGCTGGCCGCCGAGGTGGCCCGCGCCGGCGCGGTGCTGCTGAAGAACGACGACGCGGTACTGCCGTTGGATCCGGCAGCGGCGCAACGGATCGCGGTGCTCGGCGAGCTTGCCCGGACGCCCCGCTACCAGGGCGGCGGCAGCTCGCACGTGACGCCGACGACGCTGGACGCCGCCTGGCCGGCACTGCGGCGACTCGCCGAGGAACGCACCGAGCTGACCTTCGCCGCCGGCTACCGCCTCGACGGTACGGCGGATGCCGAGCTGGCCGGCGCCGCCGTCACCACCGCGGCCGCGGCCGACGTCGCCGTGGTGTTCCTCGGCCTGCCGGAGGCCGCCGAGTCGGAGGGCGTCGACCGGACGAGCATCGACCTACCGGCCGATCAGCTCGACCTGCTGCGCCGGGTCACCGCCACGGGTACCCGGGTCGTCCTGGTGCTCGCCAGCGGCGGCGTGCTGTCGCCGGACGGGTGGTGGGACACCTCGGCGATCCTGGCGGGTTTCCTGCCCGGCCAGGCCGGCGGCACCGCGCTGGCCGAGCTGCTGTTCGGGGTGCACGCGCCGGCCGGCCGGCTCACCGAGACGATCCCGCTGCGGCTCGCCGACACCCCCTCGTACCTGCACTTCCCGGGCCGGGACGGGCACGTCCGGTACGGCGAGGGCCGCTACGTCGGCTACCGCTTCTTCGACACGGTCGAGCGCGAGGTGGCGTACCCGTTCGGGCACGGCCTGAGCTACACCACGTTCGACCACCGCGACCTGGTCGTGCGGGCCACCGGCGAGAACTGCTGGCAGATCGAGGTGACGGTGACCAACACCGGCGACCGGTTCGGCCACGAGGTCGCCCAGCTCTACCTCGCGTTCCCCGGTGACCGGCCGCGGCACGAACTGCGCGGCTTCGCCAAGGTGGGCCTCGCACCGGGCGAGTCGGCCCCGGTCCGGTTCGAGATCGGTCCGCGTGACCTCGCCGAATGGTCGGTACCGCGGGGCGACTGGCAGGTCACCGCGGGCCGGTTCACCGTCGAGATCGGCGCCTCGTCCCGGGACATCCGGCTGCGCGCCGAGCTGACCACGCCCGGCGACGGGTACGTCCCGCCGGTCGGGCCGATGTCCACCGTGACCGAGTGGCTGGCGCACCCGGTCGGCGGCCCGCTGCTCGCTGCCGCGCTCGCCCCGGCTCTCGACGGCCAGCCGCTCGACCCGGCGCTGGTCGCGCTGGCCCGCTCGCTGCCGCTGGTCAAGCTCGCGACGTTCCCGGTCGGCCTCACCCCGGCGAGGATCGCCGACCTCGTCGCGCAGGTCGACCGCGCCCAACCGGCTGAGGGCCGCTCACCCCGGCGAGGGTCGCCGATCTCGTCGGGCAGGTCGACCGCGCCGGCAACCGGCTGA